Proteins co-encoded in one Tolypothrix sp. PCC 7910 genomic window:
- a CDS encoding HAD family phosphatase: MEVKAIIFDKDGVLVNSEEVKATAWQQTLAPYSVKNGFSWYLLHLGPSSISLAAKAIETFNLDEVPENISREWYKNYLLIKDRVKPIKENLQVLAILASEYLIGVASSMDKATIEAEMLKFGYREYIQVCVSGEDVANNKPDPDIYLATAEILQVKPSECVAIEDSPAGICAAKGAGMFCIGFKNPLYDLDLSAADVIVKDLTQIDLVKI, from the coding sequence ATGGAAGTCAAGGCAATCATTTTTGATAAAGATGGCGTACTTGTTAACTCCGAAGAGGTCAAGGCTACGGCTTGGCAGCAAACTCTTGCCCCCTATAGTGTAAAGAACGGTTTTAGTTGGTACCTCTTACACCTTGGGCCGTCGAGCATATCCCTTGCAGCAAAGGCAATTGAGACATTTAACCTTGATGAAGTTCCAGAGAACATTTCGCGTGAGTGGTACAAAAACTATCTCTTAATTAAGGATCGTGTTAAACCAATTAAGGAAAACCTTCAAGTGCTGGCAATCTTAGCAAGTGAATATTTGATAGGGGTTGCATCGTCAATGGATAAAGCAACAATTGAAGCTGAAATGTTGAAATTTGGATATCGGGAGTATATCCAAGTTTGTGTATCGGGTGAAGACGTTGCTAATAATAAACCAGATCCAGATATATATCTTGCAACAGCAGAAATCCTACAAGTTAAACCATCTGAGTGTGTGGCCATTGAAGATTCACCCGCTGGCATCTGTGCCGCCAAGGGCGCTGGTATGTTCTGCATTGGTTTTAAGAATCCTCTTTATGATTTGGATTTAAGTGCAGCCGATGTAATTGTAAAAGATTTGACACAGATTGATTTGGTAAAAATTTGA
- a CDS encoding ParA family protein — translation MIIAIANQKGGVAKTTSTICLGGILASSGTVLAIDLDPQGNLTTGLGVEVADEQISCYDVITEQAEVIDAVVATKFGISLLPADINLAKGETEILMKVGNFYILKEKLAPILKQYQHILIDCPPSLGLLTVNALAAADVVLIPVQCQFFALKGLAALLETLASVQKRLNPQLRILGVLPTMAENTVMTQDVLDSLKKRLQDIRIFEPVPKSIKFSESNLAGEPIHIYTNDKKLVQPYGAIANLIAEM, via the coding sequence ATGATCATCGCGATAGCAAATCAAAAAGGAGGTGTAGCTAAAACCACCTCCACCATCTGTTTAGGAGGAATCCTGGCTTCTTCGGGTACTGTCCTCGCAATTGACCTTGACCCTCAAGGGAACCTCACCACGGGTTTAGGGGTAGAAGTGGCTGACGAGCAGATTAGCTGCTATGACGTAATTACAGAACAAGCAGAAGTCATAGATGCCGTAGTTGCTACTAAATTCGGGATTAGTCTACTACCTGCTGACATTAATCTTGCGAAGGGAGAAACCGAAATTCTCATGAAGGTGGGTAACTTTTACATCCTCAAAGAGAAACTGGCCCCCATACTTAAGCAATACCAGCACATCTTGATTGATTGCCCACCTTCTTTGGGACTGTTAACGGTTAATGCCTTAGCAGCTGCGGATGTAGTCTTGATTCCAGTGCAGTGTCAATTTTTTGCCCTTAAAGGACTGGCAGCACTGCTGGAAACATTAGCCAGCGTGCAAAAACGCCTCAATCCTCAACTAAGAATATTAGGGGTACTGCCGACAATGGCTGAAAACACGGTGATGACTCAAGATGTCTTGGACTCTCTCAAGAAACGACTGCAAGACATACGCATTTTTGAACCAGTTCCCAAGTCCATCAAGTTTTCCGAGTCCAACTTAGCCGGCGAACCTATACATATATATACCAACGACAAAAAACTAGTGCAGCCCTATGGGGCGATAGCCAATTTGATTGCTGAAATGTAA
- a CDS encoding peptidoglycan-binding protein, giving the protein MIEPLIHQPSFAASANTTSSLISRRQFLKCLGLGGVGLLTSVVAHQVTKNFSQNPPLRLIKSNNNLASRIIKYMVAKNYQVFTELKEYNIVYVEGMNEDGSLNKNTPNQFNDRRIVIEVIDGVPKIVGNWEATTEPGDYYTYHPMNPGGATRIKFGQYKAWAVGYHGNADRHEALIQVAPVTVYRDFNKDFQRTGDKLDTGLFNVSQSWGYDAPSKNIKNASAGSLVGRRRDGHREFMALIKQDRRYVANKDYVFYTTIIPGDDLVKMFPG; this is encoded by the coding sequence ATGATTGAACCACTAATTCACCAGCCGAGTTTTGCTGCATCAGCTAATACTACTTCATCGTTAATAAGCCGCAGGCAATTTTTAAAATGCCTTGGTTTGGGAGGAGTAGGTTTGCTGACATCTGTTGTAGCGCATCAGGTTACTAAAAATTTTAGTCAGAATCCGCCTCTCAGATTGATAAAGTCAAATAATAACTTAGCCAGCCGAATTATAAAATATATGGTGGCAAAAAATTATCAAGTATTTACCGAGCTAAAAGAATACAACATTGTTTACGTGGAGGGTATGAATGAAGACGGGAGTCTCAACAAGAATACTCCAAATCAATTTAATGATCGGCGAATAGTCATTGAGGTAATTGATGGAGTTCCCAAAATTGTTGGTAACTGGGAGGCTACAACTGAACCTGGCGATTATTATACTTACCATCCCATGAATCCCGGAGGTGCTACACGTATTAAGTTTGGCCAATATAAGGCTTGGGCAGTAGGATACCACGGCAACGCAGACCGTCACGAAGCGTTGATACAAGTTGCCCCTGTCACTGTTTACCGAGATTTTAACAAAGATTTTCAACGCACTGGCGACAAATTAGATACAGGTCTTTTCAACGTTAGTCAAAGTTGGGGTTATGACGCACCAAGTAAAAATATTAAGAATGCTAGTGCGGGTAGTCTAGTTGGACGTCGTAGAGACGGACATAGAGAGTTTATGGCATTAATAAAACAAGACCGCCGCTATGTAGCAAATAAAGATTATGTGTTCTACACCACAATTATTCCTGGTGATGATTTAGTAAAAATGTTTCCAGGTTAA
- a CDS encoding AAA-like domain-containing protein translates to MIGSSSNFYQIGASLPVDAPSYVQRQADEEFYLKLQAGKFCYVLNSRQMGKSSLRVQTMQRLQKQGTVCAAIDLTGIGKVSQEQWYGGIVYNLSESCQLEDKFDFDWQIWWQKHQNILSPVQCLSLFIEKVLLAKIQQPIVIFVDEIDKVLSQYFSLDDFFALIRFFQNQRVDNPIFERLTFALLGVATPGDLITNKTQTPFNIGEAIELHGFQIDEVEPLIKGLQGKFNYPQRVMAEILDWTGGQPFLTQKLCKFMVEESGKENPRSVEEVVKSRIIENWESQDDPEHLRTIRDRILANEQRAGYLLELYQQIQQQGEVAANNSVESSELRLSGLVVKIEGKLRVYNRVYQQVFNQSWAENQLNNLRPYSEAFRAWVASGGKDESRLLRGNTLKGAEEWGKDKNLSYQDKQFLAASKEKEIQEEIAASEQAAQLERERKDKEAAEQRNKALAEANKKARQRIRSGTVILIFTLLGAGIVGLIFKQQVADSEEYLQTVETFAKLAGQLEDEGSDSEAKELFSQAGQSVNIKDHKLKQAVLYTGISYAYQKLKSKDFKKSQDYLEKSQEQWKYLQNYSSNEALQIRILNLKSQGNLFKEQGKTQQAIEEYKKAFEIFNKLKREGKRGKTEAKISPPFISEIKIKILSKQNVEALHREFIALLSKNGDKNLKIEVKKSLTEHYLDELNNLLVNKKWQEADKRTERIMLYIANREEQGYFDPESLKKFSCDRFRHIDLLWLQNSNNRFGFSVQKEIWVKEGLKLGITEWTDDDEKAYSRFASRVGWYDDGQKQYYSYSQVISKVEREGDNSSIGILPESYTRYQFQLTNHYFSRAATCKL, encoded by the coding sequence ATGATAGGCAGTAGTTCCAATTTCTACCAAATCGGTGCAAGTCTCCCGGTTGATGCTCCCAGTTATGTGCAGCGACAAGCAGATGAGGAGTTTTACCTAAAATTGCAGGCAGGTAAATTTTGTTACGTCCTCAACTCTCGGCAGATGGGTAAGTCTAGCTTGCGGGTGCAGACTATGCAACGGTTACAGAAACAAGGGACTGTCTGTGCAGCCATTGATTTGACGGGGATTGGGAAGGTAAGTCAAGAACAGTGGTATGGGGGAATTGTTTACAACTTATCAGAAAGCTGCCAGTTGGAGGATAAATTTGATTTTGATTGGCAGATATGGTGGCAAAAACATCAAAATATTCTTTCTCCAGTGCAATGTTTGAGTCTGTTTATTGAAAAGGTATTACTAGCAAAGATTCAGCAACCAATAGTCATTTTTGTAGATGAAATTGATAAGGTACTGAGTCAATATTTTTCCCTAGATGATTTTTTTGCATTGATTCGCTTTTTTCAGAATCAGCGGGTTGATAATCCTATTTTTGAACGGTTAACTTTTGCTTTATTGGGAGTAGCGACTCCCGGTGATTTGATTACTAATAAAACCCAAACTCCTTTTAATATTGGGGAAGCAATAGAATTACATGGTTTTCAAATTGATGAGGTTGAACCGTTAATTAAGGGGTTGCAAGGAAAGTTTAATTATCCCCAAAGGGTAATGGCAGAAATCCTAGATTGGACGGGAGGACAACCATTTCTCACCCAAAAACTGTGTAAGTTTATGGTGGAGGAGTCAGGGAAAGAGAATCCCCGTTCTGTGGAGGAGGTGGTAAAGTCAAGGATTATTGAGAATTGGGAATCCCAGGATGACCCGGAACATTTACGAACTATCAGAGACAGGATTCTTGCTAATGAACAACGAGCCGGGTATCTGTTGGAATTGTACCAGCAGATTCAACAACAGGGAGAAGTTGCTGCTAATAACAGTGTTGAATCTAGCGAGTTAAGATTATCCGGATTAGTTGTTAAAATCGAAGGTAAGTTAAGGGTTTACAATCGAGTTTATCAACAGGTTTTTAATCAGAGTTGGGCGGAAAATCAATTAAATAATTTGCGTCCGTATTCGGAAGCTTTTCGCGCTTGGGTTGCTTCTGGAGGTAAGGATGAATCTCGGCTTTTGCGGGGAAATACACTGAAAGGTGCAGAAGAATGGGGGAAAGATAAGAATTTAAGTTATCAGGATAAACAGTTTTTAGCAGCTAGTAAAGAGAAGGAAATTCAAGAGGAAATTGCTGCATCTGAACAAGCAGCGCAGTTGGAGAGGGAAAGGAAGGATAAGGAAGCAGCAGAACAGAGAAATAAAGCACTCGCTGAGGCTAATAAGAAAGCTAGACAGAGGATTCGTAGTGGTACTGTTATTTTAATTTTTACTTTGTTGGGAGCAGGAATTGTAGGATTAATTTTTAAACAACAAGTTGCAGATAGTGAAGAATATCTTCAAACAGTGGAAACCTTTGCTAAATTAGCTGGACAACTTGAAGATGAAGGTTCTGATTCTGAAGCTAAAGAGTTATTTTCACAAGCCGGACAATCTGTCAATATCAAAGACCATAAACTCAAACAAGCAGTTCTCTATACTGGAATATCTTATGCTTATCAAAAGCTCAAATCAAAAGATTTTAAAAAGTCACAAGATTATCTAGAAAAGAGTCAAGAACAATGGAAATATTTGCAAAATTATAGTTCTAATGAAGCCTTACAAATTCGTATTTTAAATTTAAAATCTCAAGGAAATTTATTTAAAGAACAAGGAAAAACTCAGCAAGCAATCGAAGAGTATAAGAAAGCTTTTGAGATTTTTAATAAGCTTAAGCGAGAAGGTAAAAGAGGGAAAACTGAAGCTAAAATTAGCCCTCCATTCATCTCAGAAATTAAAATAAAAATTTTGTCTAAACAAAATGTAGAAGCGTTACATCGAGAATTTATCGCTTTACTCTCAAAAAATGGAGATAAAAATCTCAAGATTGAAGTTAAGAAATCTTTAACAGAACACTATCTAGATGAACTTAATAACTTACTTGTGAACAAAAAATGGCAGGAAGCTGATAAAAGAACGGAGCGGATTATGCTCTATATTGCTAATAGAGAAGAACAAGGTTATTTTGATCCAGAATCCTTAAAAAAGTTTTCCTGCGATAGATTTCGACATATTGACTTGCTATGGTTACAAAACTCAAATAACCGTTTTGGTTTCAGCGTGCAAAAGGAAATCTGGGTAAAGGAAGGTTTGAAACTGGGTATTACCGAATGGACAGATGATGATGAAAAAGCTTATAGTCGTTTTGCTTCTCGCGTTGGGTGGTATGATGATGGGCAGAAGCAATATTACTCTTACAGTCAAGTGATATCAAAAGTGGAGAGAGAAGGCGATAATAGTAGTATAGGAATACTACCGGAATCCTATACTAGATACCAATTTCAACTAACAAATCACTACTTTTCTCGCGCTGCGACTTGTAAACTGTAA